The Antedon mediterranea chromosome 7, ecAntMedi1.1, whole genome shotgun sequence genome has a segment encoding these proteins:
- the LOC140053977 gene encoding uncharacterized protein isoform X1, whose product MEDIPIDDLSPLAMQELSKHLDRAECEDKTWREFAGYAYGATFDNILEIESKPSSPTSIVFDKWRDFHSDITTGHLIKILKKIGCVRAIHGLQRLYQEKQLGAPSKNAITPSTSTCSSPIASLYSSGQSSQPITPSSNSYSPSTSLSSYSSIYQVDPTILLSYSSSMLHDSRINDFTACLQNNSVYRVQLDQIKASAWNMNAKQAQLYEKFKDAAFVICLIDEEYVKEAQGMKPSTELHTNTRFINELMAKEFAESSNVNSRFLPYLLDARMSKVFPPYLDNPPLGPYEHFQGVLAKELEKLQKLQLEKLQLENHMRLRELRIKESRQLNINNAHIDNVHVDDAVRSNSDSSSQPLSIIRRNRNYTPETEQSNNVAHIRTNLKKNRNFDKFRKFMGNKRKPCKATDTPLIVHLKKR is encoded by the exons ATGGAAGATATACCGATAGATGACTTAAGCCCACTGGCAATGCAAGAATTGTCAAAACACCTTGACAGGGCAGAGTGCGAAGATAAAACATGGCGGGAATTTGCTGGTTATGCCTATGGCGCTACCTTTGACAATATTctg gAGATTGAAAGTAAACCGTCTTCACCGACCTCGATTGTGTTTGATAAATGGCGTGATTTTCATTCTGATATAACAACTGGTCATCTTATTAAAATTCTGAAGAAAATTGGATGTGTTCGTGCAATTCATGGACTTCAAAGATTATATCAAG aaaAACAGTTGGGTGCACCGAGTAAGAATGCTATCACTCCGTCAACCTCAACTTGTTCTTCACCAATCGCATCATTGTATTCTTCGGGTCAATCCTCTCAACCAATCACACCATCATCAAACTCGTATTCACCATCGACAAGTCTAAGTAGTTATTCCAGCATATATCAAG TAGATCCGACAATCTTATTGTCATACTCCAGTTCAATGTTGCATGACAGTCGGATAAATGATTTTACTGCTTGTCTTCAAAACAACAGTGTTTACAGAGTTCAACTCGACCAAATTAAAGCATCGGCTTGGAATATGAATGCAAAACAAGCACAGTTGTACGAAAAGTTTAAAGAT GCCGCTTTTGTTATCTGTTTAATCGATGAAGAATACGTAAAAGAAGCGCAAGGAATGAAACCAAGTACAGAATTGCACACAAATACAAG GTTCATTAATGAGCTTATGGCAAAGGAATTTGCTGAGTCGAGCAACGTAAACTCGCGTTTTCTTCCGTATCTACTTGATGCGAGAATGTCAAAAGTGTTCCCGCCTTATTTGGACAATCCTCCTCTGGGACCTTATGAACACTTTCAGGGAGTATTAGCCAAAGAATTGGAAAAGCTGCAGAAGTTGCAACTGGAAAAATTGCAGCTCGAGAATCACATGAGACTGAGAGAATTGAGGATAAAAGAATCACGTCAACTAAACATTAACAATGCGCACATTGACAATGTCCACGTTGATGACGCTGTTCGTTCAAACTCCGATTCAAGTTCTCAACCACTTTCCATAATAAGGAGAAACCGTAACTACACACCTGAAACGGAGCAGAGCAATAATGTTGCACATATCAGGACAAATTTGAAAAAGAATcgaaattttgacaaatttcgAAAATTTATGGGAAATAAACGAAAACCGTGCAAGGCAACAGATACACCGTTAATAGTACACCTGAAAAAACGCTGA
- the LOC140053977 gene encoding uncharacterized protein isoform X2: MEDIPIDDLSPLAMQELSKHLDRAECEDKTWREFAGYAYGATFDNILEIESKPSSPTSIVFDKWRDFHSDITTGHLIKILKKIGCVRAIHGLQRLYQEKQLGAPSKNAITPSTSTCSSPIASLYSSGQSSQPITPSSNSYSPSTSLSSYSSIYQDPTILLSYSSSMLHDSRINDFTACLQNNSVYRVQLDQIKASAWNMNAKQAQLYEKFKDAAFVICLIDEEYVKEAQGMKPSTELHTNTRFINELMAKEFAESSNVNSRFLPYLLDARMSKVFPPYLDNPPLGPYEHFQGVLAKELEKLQKLQLEKLQLENHMRLRELRIKESRQLNINNAHIDNVHVDDAVRSNSDSSSQPLSIIRRNRNYTPETEQSNNVAHIRTNLKKNRNFDKFRKFMGNKRKPCKATDTPLIVHLKKR; this comes from the exons ATGGAAGATATACCGATAGATGACTTAAGCCCACTGGCAATGCAAGAATTGTCAAAACACCTTGACAGGGCAGAGTGCGAAGATAAAACATGGCGGGAATTTGCTGGTTATGCCTATGGCGCTACCTTTGACAATATTctg gAGATTGAAAGTAAACCGTCTTCACCGACCTCGATTGTGTTTGATAAATGGCGTGATTTTCATTCTGATATAACAACTGGTCATCTTATTAAAATTCTGAAGAAAATTGGATGTGTTCGTGCAATTCATGGACTTCAAAGATTATATCAAG aaaAACAGTTGGGTGCACCGAGTAAGAATGCTATCACTCCGTCAACCTCAACTTGTTCTTCACCAATCGCATCATTGTATTCTTCGGGTCAATCCTCTCAACCAATCACACCATCATCAAACTCGTATTCACCATCGACAAGTCTAAGTAGTTATTCCAGCATATATCAAG ATCCGACAATCTTATTGTCATACTCCAGTTCAATGTTGCATGACAGTCGGATAAATGATTTTACTGCTTGTCTTCAAAACAACAGTGTTTACAGAGTTCAACTCGACCAAATTAAAGCATCGGCTTGGAATATGAATGCAAAACAAGCACAGTTGTACGAAAAGTTTAAAGAT GCCGCTTTTGTTATCTGTTTAATCGATGAAGAATACGTAAAAGAAGCGCAAGGAATGAAACCAAGTACAGAATTGCACACAAATACAAG GTTCATTAATGAGCTTATGGCAAAGGAATTTGCTGAGTCGAGCAACGTAAACTCGCGTTTTCTTCCGTATCTACTTGATGCGAGAATGTCAAAAGTGTTCCCGCCTTATTTGGACAATCCTCCTCTGGGACCTTATGAACACTTTCAGGGAGTATTAGCCAAAGAATTGGAAAAGCTGCAGAAGTTGCAACTGGAAAAATTGCAGCTCGAGAATCACATGAGACTGAGAGAATTGAGGATAAAAGAATCACGTCAACTAAACATTAACAATGCGCACATTGACAATGTCCACGTTGATGACGCTGTTCGTTCAAACTCCGATTCAAGTTCTCAACCACTTTCCATAATAAGGAGAAACCGTAACTACACACCTGAAACGGAGCAGAGCAATAATGTTGCACATATCAGGACAAATTTGAAAAAGAATcgaaattttgacaaatttcgAAAATTTATGGGAAATAAACGAAAACCGTGCAAGGCAACAGATACACCGTTAATAGTACACCTGAAAAAACGCTGA